One Spinacia oleracea cultivar Varoflay chromosome 4, BTI_SOV_V1, whole genome shotgun sequence DNA segment encodes these proteins:
- the LOC110799987 gene encoding uncharacterized protein yields the protein MAAEGKRSKGRFLYLFDWNAKSRKKLFSYKTDLSDAEGSSQGKESVDNLAISQYLLRDLSENGDRSSFRGSGNYSCASSVNGDDGYGTKPPGVVARLMGLDSMPTVTSSEPSSFASYEPRAIGSSYYPGGAAPFEFEQHIMGYSYAPNKVEDFHWNSVDSRTNKVQSRAIERFQTEVLPPKSAKPISITHHKLLSPIKSPGFVPTKDAAYIMEAAARIIDSAPQSTGRAKVPCLGSPSSSFRFQDLKDKMEAAQRSSRLPESPKTQKMSAPVQQVRGTTSDRSTRKSLFKNIISSQASSSLKEKNKGKAIPLAVQDKANVQKKNGSAYSDSRSHQQEHKKLKQKEPNTQKVGSTRTPRKKNSGVLRQNNEKQNSVSHKDQPSAKTSFSDQQPRKITHGDSCPGPSKIVSKVFVNAENGSKKVAKTRVADRRPSLYGVSENRPSLNRMKKISRSKQLSAKDNQLSEKVLENSDEKGAPRDVSPQGNSRRDMDVISFTFTSPIKKAVSQSSSSATETTRSDHHLCADSYDNCQSDTRPLSPRRGLKLIDSGSLSLLLEQKLRELTDKIGSTKSDLTMESPDTNGISCLSESMLLQDVVAPSLMDYDDWSDKDQTSATCDDCSSSMITKSSQNWEDFEGLEEQSASSTNRFEACSESHLEHLNISIPECSMSGSWMSSTATSDVTHGNGQPSSPRSQEVISCVSSESIHPREDESEFIDTSYWELEYVRHMLHYAGLNRLRLDEDCNIVDPDLFDLLENLINTSGRTAEPCSKLERKILFNYVTESVNTKYQRSILGSYKSWSKWGMLLQNEWLTEEVYKEILCWQNMGNLMVDELVDWDMSTQCGRWLDFEIESLEEGIDIEEEIVTSLIDELVAELTV from the exons ATGGCAGCCGAGGGAAAACGTTCGAAGGGGCGCTTCCTCTACCTGTTCGATTGGAATGCCAAATCCCGGAAAAAGTTATTCTCTTACAAAACTGATTTATCTG ATGCAGAAGGATCTAGCCAAGGAAAGGAGAGTGTTGACAATTTGGCAATTTCTCAGTATCTATTG AGGGACCTGTCAGAGAATGGTGACCGTTCTTCATTCAGAGGAAGTGGTAATTATAGTTGTGCGTCGTCTGTAAATGGGGATGATGGATATGGAACTAAACCTCCGGGGGTAGTTGCCCGACTGATGGGATTGGACTCTATGCCTACTGTAACTTCATCTGAGCCAAGTTCTTTTGCATCTTATGAACCTCGTGCTATTGGTAGTTCTTATTATCCTGGAGGTGCTGCTCCATTTGAATTTGAGCAACATATTATGGGCTATAGCTACGCGCCTAACAAAGTTGAGGATTTCCATTGGAATTCTGTGGATTCAAGAACGAACAAGGTTCAAAGCCGGGCGATTGAGAGATTTCAGACTGAGGTATTGCCTCCAAAGTCAGCCAAACCAATTTCAATCACTCACCATAAGCTCTTGTCTCCTATCAAGAGTCCAGGTTTTGTACCTACAAAGGATGCAGCTTACATTATGGAGGCAGCGGCAAGAATTATCGATTCTGCTCCTCAGTCTACTGGGAGGGCCAAAGTCCCATGTCTGGGGTCTCCTTCATCATCCTTTAGGTTTCAAGATCTAAAAGACAAAATGGAAGCTGCACAGAGGTCATCCAGGCTACCTGAGTCCCCCAAGACGCAAAAGATGTCTGCCCCTGTACAGCAAGTAAGAGGAACTACTTCTGATAGGTCTACTCGTAAGTCTTTGTTTAAAAATATTATTAGTTCACAAGCAAGCAGTTCACtgaaagagaaaaataaagGCAAGGCAATTCCTTTGGCTGTCCAAGATAAAGCCAATGTGCAGAAAAAAAATGGTTCAGCATATAGTGACAGTAGGAGCCATCAGCAGGAGCATAAGAAGCTAAAGCAAAAGGAGCCGAATACACAAAAGGTTGGTTCAACTAGGACTCCAAGGAAGAAGAATTCTGGCGTGCTTAGACAGAACAATGAGAAGCAGAATAGTGTCTCTCACAAAGACCAGCCAAGTGCCAAAACTTCATTCTCTGATCAGCAACCTAGAAAAATTACTCACGGGGATAGTTGTCCTGGTCCAAGTAAAATTGTAAGTAAAGTTTTTGTGAATGCTGAAAATGGATCAAAGAAGGTTGCAAAAACTCGTGTAGCAGACAGGAGACCTTCACTGTATGGTGTTAGTGAAAATAGGCCTTCACTGAATAGAATGAAAAAAATCTCAAGAAGCAAACAGCTTTCTGCCAAAGATAACCAGTTAAGTGAGAAAGTGCTGGAAAACAGTGATGAGAAAGGTGCACCACGTGATGTATCACCTCAAGGCAATTCAAGGAGGGACATGGATGTAATTTCCTTTACTTTCACCTCTCCCATAAAAAAAGCTGTATCTCAGTCGTCCTCGTCTGCTACTGAAACCACAAGAAGCGATCATCATCTTTGTGCTGATTCTTATGATAATTGTCAATCTGATACACGTCCACTATCACCACGTCGAGGGCTGAAATTGATCGACAGTGGTTCTTTAAGTCTTCTTTTGGAGCAAAAGCTCAGGGAGTTAACTGATAAAATTGGGTCAACAAAATCTGATTTGACAATGGAAAGCCCTGATACCAATGGTATATCTTGTTTGTCTGAATCAATGCTATTGCAAGATGTTGTGGCCCCTTCTTTAATGGATTATGATGACTGGTCTGATAAAGATCAGACAAGTGCTACATGTGATGATTGCTCTTCGTCTATGATAACTAAATCAAGCCAGAATTGGGAG GATTTTGAAGGTCTTGAAGAACAGAGTGCTAGCAGCACTAACAGATTTGAAGCATGCAGCGAATCTCATCTTGAACATCTTAATATCTCAATTCCAGAATGTTCAATGTCCGGAAGTTGGATGTCATCCACTGCTACAAGTGATGTCACTCACG GAAATGGTCAGCCTTCATCTCCTCGATCTCAGGAAGTAATAAGTTGTGTGTCTAGTGAAAGTATCCATCCCAGAGAAGACGAGTCAGAATTTATCGATACATCTTATTGGGAACTAGAATACGTGAGACACATGCTTCACTACGCGGGATTAAATAGATTAAGGTTGGATGAGGATTGCAATATCGTAGATCCTGACCTCTTTGATCTGTTGGAAAATCTGATAAATACATCAGGAAGAACTGCAGAACCGTGTTCCAAGCTTGAACGGAAAATCTTGTTCAACTATGTTACAGAAAGTGTTAACACAAAGTATCAACGGTCTATTCTTGGGAGCTACAAATCATGGTCTAAATGGGGAATGCTGCTTCAAAATGAGTGGTTAACTGAGGAAGTGTATAAAGAGATTTTATGTTGGCAAAACATGGGAAATTTAATGGTAGATGAGCTTGTGGACTGGGATATGAGTACTCAGTGTGGAAGGTGgcttgattttgaaattgaatcaCTAGAAGAAGGAATCGACATTGAAGAGGAGATAGTAACATCTTTGATCGATGAACTCGTTGCTGAACTAACTGTATAG